The proteins below are encoded in one region of Triticum aestivum cultivar Chinese Spring chromosome 1B, IWGSC CS RefSeq v2.1, whole genome shotgun sequence:
- the LOC123144319 gene encoding ATP synthase subunit beta, mitochondrial, translating to MATRRALSSLLRSASRARAASPSPRAPRAAPLHRPSPAGYLFNRAAAYATSAAAAEAPAEKLPPTSDKYVGAKITDEFTGAGSIGQVCQVIGAVVDVRFDEGLPPILTALEVLDNSIRLVLEVAQHLGENVVRTIAMDGTEGLVRGQKVLNTGSPITVPVGRATLGRIINVIGEPIDHKGDIKTHDFLPIHREAPAFVEQATEQQILVTGIKVVDLLAPYQRGGKIGLFGGAGVGKTVLIMELINNVAKAHGGFSVFAGVGERTREGNDLYREMIESGVIKLDEKQAESKCALVYGQMNEPPGARARVGLTGLTVAEHFRDAEGQDVLLFIDNIFRFTQANSEVSALLGRIPSAVGYQPTLATDLGGLQERITTTKKGSITSVQAIYVPADDLTDPAPATTFAHLDATTVLSRQISELGIYPAVDPLDSTSRMLSPHVLGVDHYNTARGVQKVLQNYKNLQDIIAILGMDELSEDDKMTVARARKIQKFLSQPFHVAEVFTGAPGKYVDLKEGVQSFQGVLDGKYDDISEHAFYMVGGIDEVIAKAEKIANENA from the exons ATGGCGACGCGCCGGGCCCTCTCCTCGCTCCTCCGCTCGGCCTCCCGCGCGCGCGCGGCCTCCCCGTCGCCGCGCGCCCCGCGCGCGGCGCCCCTCCACCGCCCGTCCCCGGCCGGCTACCTCTTCAACCGCGCCGCTGCCTACGCCACCTCCGCGGCCGCCGCCGAGGCCCCCGCCGAGAAGCTGCCCCCGACCTCCGACAAGTACGTCGGCGCCAAGATCACCGACGAGTTCACCGGCGCCGGCTCCATCGGCCAGGTCTGCCAGGTCATCGGCGCCGTCGTCGACGTGCGCTTCGACGAGGGCCTCCCGCCCATCCTCACCGCGCTCGAGGTGCTCGACAACAGCATCCGCCTCGTCCTCGAGGTGGCCCAGCATCTCGGCGAGAACGTCGTGCGCACCATCGCCATGGACGGGACCGAGGGGCTCGTCCGCGGCCAGAAAGTCCTCAACACCGGATCCCCCATCACT GTTCCTGTTGGGAGGGCCACCCTTGGACGTATCATTAATGTTATTGGTGAGCCGATTGACCACAAGGGTGACATAA AGACACACGACTTCCTTCCTATTCATCGTGAGGCCCCTGCTTTTGTTGAGCAAGCCACAGAGCAGCAAATTCTTGTTACTGGAATTAAG GTCGTGGATTTGCTTGCACCTTACCAAAGGGGTGGGAAAATTGGTCTCTTCGGTGGTGCAGGAGTGGGTAAAACTGTTCTTATTATGGAGTTGATCAACAATGTTGCCAAGGCCCACG GTGGTTTCTCTGTTTTCGCTGGTGTTGGAGAACGTACCCGTGAAGGTAATGACTTGTATAGGGAAATGATTGAAAGTGGTGTCATTAAGCTAGATGAGAAACAG GCTGAAAGCAAGTGTGCTCTTGTCTACGGCCAAATGAACGAGCCCCCGGGTGCTCGTGCTCGTGTTGGTCTGACTGGTTTGACTGTTGCTGAACATTTCCGTGATGCTGAAGGACAAGATGTGCTCTTGTTTATTGACAACATTTTCCGTTTCACCCAG GCAAACTCTGAGGTGTCTGCTCTCCTTGGACGTATTCCATCTGCTGTGGGATACCAACCAACTCTTGCCACCGATCTTGGAGGACTGCAAGAGCGGATTACGACGACAAAGAAGGGTTCTATTACATCTGTCCAGGCTATTTATGTGCCTGCTGATGATTTGACAGATCCTGCTCCTGCTACCACCTTCGCCCATCTTGACGCTACTACTGTGTTGTCACGACAG ATTTCTGAGCTGGGCATTTACCCTGCTGTCGATCCTTTGGACTCGACATCAAGAATGCTTTCTCCCCACGTTCTGGGTGTGGATCACTACAACACTGCCCGTGGTGTCCAGAAGGTTCTTCAGAACTACAAGAATCTTCAGGATATCATTGCCATTTTGGGTATGGATGAGCTCAGTGAGGATGATAAGATGACGGTTGCTCGCGCAAGGAAGATCCAGAAGTTCCTGAGCCAGCCTTTCCATGTTGCCGAAGTTTTCACTGGTGCTCCAGGGAAGTATGTGGATCTAAAGGAGGGCGTCCAAAGTTTCCAG GGTGTTTTGGACGGCAAGTACGACGACATCTCGGAGCACGCGTTCTACATGGTTGGAGGCATCGACGAAGTCATCGCCAAGGCGGAGAAGATCGCCAACGAGAACGCTTGA
- the LOC123097916 gene encoding 65-kDa microtubule-associated protein 3, whose product MSGGGQLLQMETACGALMRELQVIWDEIGEQGAARDTMLLELQQECLDAYRRKVDQASRCRAQLRQAIADAQAELAALCSAMAESPALVRQKGCGLREELSAIVPYLEEMKKRKVERWNQILDVIGKIKKISSEIRPADFVPFKAPVDQSDLSCRRLEELRMELQSLEKEKSERLKQVMDYLNTLHSLCKVLSVDFKQTISDVHPSLDEDGVPMNISNTTIERLALAIQRLRETKIERMQKLQDLSSTMLELWNLMDTPIEEQQSFQNITCNIAASEPEITEANALSIDVINFVEAEVLRLEQLKVSKMKDLVLKKQTELEEHRRRAHLVGDEHYATQFNVEAIEAGAIDPSLLLEQIEAYIATVKEDAFSRKDILERVERWLNACEEEAWLEDYSKDDNRYNAGRGVHIMLKRAEKARVLVNKIPGIVDVLTNKVLAWEKERGTEFTYDGVSLLSMLDDYRIVREEKEQEKKRQRDQKKLEDQFKAEQEMLYGSKPSPSSRSNSGKKVTRNSSAGTNRRLSVGGGPVRTPKSLTPQSRSVRSAKKTEDSGTLSPGSRGKGTASPPIKKLSFKASTLGETETPRKPFTQITPGNSIQSTPVRSAPSGTEGENRTPKILAAPTPRTPMTVTSPMQMATTPALTAAWAAPVCVSNDKPELCLLESTEYSFEERRLAYLAAHAA is encoded by the exons ATGAGCGGTGGCGGCCAGCTCCTCCAGATGGAGACGGCGTGCGGCGCCCTCATGCGCGAGCTCCAG gTCATCTGGGACGAGATCGGGGAGCAGGGCGCCGCGAGGGACACGATGCTGCTCGAGCTCCAGCAGGAGTGCCTCGACGCCTACCGGAGGAAGGTGGACCAGGCCAGCCGCTGCCGGGCGCAGCTGCGCCAGGCCATCGCTGACGCCCAGGCCGAGCTCGCCGCCCTCTGCTCCGCCATGGCCGAGTCGCCCGCCCTCGTCAGGCAG AAAGGATGTGGCTTACGGGAGGAACTAAGTGCAATCGTCCCATATCTGGAAGAGATGAAGAAGAGAAAGGTCGAAAGATGGAATCAGATTCTTGATGTTATAGGCAAGATAAAGAAGATATCATCTGAGATCAGACCTGCAGATTTTGTCCCTTTTAAAGCACCTGTGGATCAATCTGATCTATCCTGCAGAAGGTTAGAAGAGTTAAGAATGGAGCTGCAGTCCCTAGAGAAAGAGAAG AGTGAGCGGCTAAAGCAAGTAATGGATTACCTGAATACTTTGCATTCCTTATGTAAAGTACTTTCCGTTGACTTCAAACAAACAATATCTGATGTACACCCCAGTCTCGATGAGGATGGCGTACCAATGAACATAAGCAACACCACAATTGAGAGGTTGGCGTTGGCAATACAGAGACTACGGGAAACAAAAATTGAAAGGATGCAGAAG CTTCAAGATCTCTCGTCTACAATGCTCGAACTATGGAATCTTATGGATACGCCGATAGAAGAGCAACAGTCATTCCAGAATATAACATGCAATATTGCTGCATCAGAACCTGAGATAACAGAGGCCAATGCCCTTTCCATTGATGTCATCAACTTT GTAGAAGCTGAGGTACTGAGGCTTGAGCAACTGAAAGTCAGTAAAATGAAGGATTTAGTTCTTAAGAAGCAAACAGAACTAGAAGAGCATCGTCGACGGGCGCATTTGGTCGGAGATGAACATTATGCAACTCAGTTCAATGTCGAGGCCATTGAAGCAG GTGCTATTGATCCCTCACTTCTTCTAGAACAAATCGAGGCATACATCGCAACAGTTAAAGAAGATGCTTTTAGCAGGAAGGATATACTTGAGCGAGTTGAAAGGTGGCTAAATGCATGTGAGGAGGAAGCTTGGTTAGAGGATTACAGCAAA GATGATAACCGATATAATGCTGGGAGGGGTGTACATATTATGCTCAAGAGAGCTGAAAAAGCCCGTGTTTTGGTTAACAAGATACCAG GAATTGTAGACGTTCTTACAAACAAAGTTCTAGCTTGGGAGAAAGAAAGGGGCACTGAGTTTACTTACGATGGC GTTAGTCTTCTGTCGATGCTTGATGATTATAGGATAGTTCGTGAAGAAAAGGAGCAGGAAAAGAAGAGGCAAAGG GATCAGAAGAAGCTCGAGGATCAATTCAAAGCTGAGCAGGAGATGCTGTACGGATCAAAGCCAAGCCCTTCATCAAGGTCGAACAGTGGGAAGAAGGTTACCAGAAACTCCTCGGCTGGTACAAACCGGAGGCTGTCTGTTGGCGGAGGACCAGTGCGGACTCCAAAATCATTGACACCTCAGTCAAGATCCGTCCGTTCAGCCAAGAAGACAGAAGATAGTGGCACTCTGTCCCCTG GTAGTAGAGGCAAAGGCACTGCCAGTCCTCCGATCAAGAAGTTATCATTCAAGGCAAGTACTCTTGGTGAGACTGAAACCCCTCGTAAACCCTTCACGCAGATCACACCCGGAAATAGCATCCAATCGACGCCCGTGCGGTCTGCCCCCAGTGGTACCGAAGGCGAGAACCGAACTCCCAAGATACTCGCAGCACCAACTCCTAGGACGCCGATGACGGTGACCTCTCCTATGCAAATGGCCACAACGCCTGCTCTGACTGCCGCATGGGCTGCACCTGTCTGCGTCTCCAATGACAAGCCGGAGCTGTGTTTGCTAGAGAGCACCGAGTACTCCTTCGAAGAGAGGCGCCTCGCCTATCTCGCTGCGCACGCCGCTTGA